GTGACCAAGCAGCGTGGTAGACCTGGGAACTACGTTTTGCATTACCCTGTCCGCTGCCTTGGTCCCGGGTCCTGCCGTGCTGTTACTCACACCCTTCCAGCTGCTCGTGCAGGGTGAACCAACTAGTTCCTGGTGAGAGGCAGACGGGGTGGGCGTACCAGGGTGGGTTTGCTCCAGGAACCGTTTCTACAGATAGtacagctgtgccagctgttgGGCTCTGCACTCTACCTACATCAGTGTTTTCTTAAGACAACCTCGTGCCTCCCGCAGCCTTACGTGGTGTTCTGTATGGCCTGAAATAGGTATAATATTTGGCAATTTGTATTATGCAATCATGCTACAATGTTGCTCTTGGGCCAGTTGCTAGGTACCATAGTACAAACACAAAGACTGCCTTCATAAACTGAGCAGTGTGACTGTAGGCCATTGTGCACTAGTTAGCTAATgtggaagcagaggaaaggtgTTGCGTTAAAGGGGAATGGAGGCAGGACTCCAGGATTGTGAACGTAGCTTGTGTTCattaacagcacagaaaaggtTGCTGCGGAAAATGCTGCGTGTCCATTGCGTGACTCTCACCAGTAGATGGAAgtgtgttgtattttttaaagaaacctatCCCCCTGCTTTATGAAAGGTCTTTTAAGAAAGCTGGTCTGCGGGTTGTGTGTGTACACATGGATTTTAGTCTTTACAGATTGTCCTTGGGGAAATAATCTTAACTCCAGGTCTCagtgtagtattttttttttcttttcccccttttttttttttcttcttcttctggtttggtgtgggttttttgaggTGAAAATGTGTGCATGGTGTGACTTGTTTGGATTGTTGATCTATTAGAATTTTGAGAAGTGAGCTAGTAGAGTAAATTGCTGATGAATAGTTGTGATTCtggaaaatgaatttgaaatgcGTCTCTTCAAATGCGTAGCTAAAGCTTGACTTAATAACATGTGTTTATATAGAAATTGTTACTAAGGTAATTTAGTTTTCTTACTGGTCATAACTTGCCCATTTCGACTgcatttggaaggaaaacaaaacgAGAGCATCATCCTGGGGCCTAGCTATTTAGAACTGAGGGCagtcactgtaaaaaaaaaaaaaaaaaaaaaaaaaaaaaaaaattaaaaaaaattgaccTTTACTTTCTGTAACTGTTTCAAAATGGTAAATGACCTGTATGTCTGTCTGAACAGTCAAAAGACCAATCactgttgtgtgtgtgttttttttttttgttttttgttttttttttcccctcccccccctcccctcatcTTGCAGGCATACAGTTGTCCCATGTGGGCACCGCATTCTTACTTGTACCCCCTGCACCAGGCCTACTTAGCTGCTTGCAGAATGTACCCAAACATGTCCCTTCCTGTGTATCCGCACAACGCCTGGTTCCAGGAGGCTCCGCCGACgcagaatgaaaatgaaactgcaCGAACAAACAGGCACTTTCCTGTTCAGAGCGAGGCCAGATCCAGTGGTCAAATCCCCCAGGTTGATAGATCTCCATCACTGCCCTTGATTATACCGACAGCTCATGTGTCAGAAAGTCAAGGACAGGTCTGTGTAGAACCAGAGAATGCAGTGCAAGCGCTTCATGCAAACTATGAGGAGTCCCTGAGAGGGAAAAATATGTTCCCACAGCCACCCTTTGGACACAATCACTTTCTAGGAGCTGTTCCAATAgcatctcctttctttcctcacttTTGGTATGGGTACCCAGTTCAGGGTTTCATTGAAAATTCAGTAGCAAGACCAAATGTTGTCATCTCACCTGAGGACAAAGAAGCAACAGCTAGCACCTCTGCAAGCATGTATGTGGCTAAAGAATGCAGCCCTCCTGTTCCTGTCGTAAACTCTGTGGAACAGCTTCAGAAgactcacagcagcagcagctcaaacACTGTACCATTCCCTGTGGCAGGTGGAAGCGGTGAATGCAGCGCCCCAAAAGAAACTTCGGCTAGGGCACCTCAGCTGGAGCAAACTTGTCCTTCGGCTTCTCCTGCTAAGCAAAAACCAGCTGGGCAGCAAAATCGTTCTCTGCAGATGCAGGGGACTGAgaggcagcaaacagcagcgCCCAATACTCCGCCGCTGTCGGCAGAACCATCAAAAAACGAACTAAAAAATAGCATTCCCGGTCGTAAGGAGAAGACTGACAAAGGTAGAGATTCCAAGGGTGCTGGCAAtctgcagacagaaagcagGGCACAGAGAGCGAGGGAAGAGAGCTCTGAAGATGAGAGTGAAGTTTCAGATATGCTGAGAAGCGGTAGATCCAAGCAGTTTTATAACCAGACTTATGGAGGCAGAAGGCCTAGACTTGAGTGGGGTTATTCCAGCAGGGGAGGATACCAGTTCCAAAGAACCGAGGAAGCCTGGAAAGGACcccccagcagaagcagagatgaTGGCTACCAGTATCAGCGAAACTTTAGAGGAAGGCCGTACAGGAATGACAGGAGAAGGGCAACACTGGGAGATAATCAGAGAGGGCATCAAGCGTAGAATGAATGGATAATAGAagactttaaaatacaagaagTAATTGGAAGTagcagtttaaaaatctttgtttttaGTGAAGTTCAAGGATATGTTTTAACTTCTGGCGAGTAAAGACAAGGAGGATCTGAACTCCTAGCATATGTTTTTTGGGGGATTATTGTTTGGCTTAGTGTTTTTTCCTCAATgtcaaattagaaaaaaaaaataggtttagtgtttgaaaattatttttttccccacaaaggTTTGAGTTTGTGTTAGAGGATGGATATGTATGTTTACTAGAGTGAGAAATTATAGCATTTGACGTGATCTAGATTCTAAAATTGATAGTAACATTGCACCAAATATAACTGTATATTTTATCATACAATGCCTTAGTTCTGAACTGAGCTAAAGGAATTCTCAGCCTACTGCACTGTTGTCTTTGATATGCTTCCAACCCAAAGGCCtttcatctcaaaaaaaaaaaaaaaaaaaaaaatcaaacttgaatgtttctcttcagtgtGTTACACGTACGGCAGCCAGCTAACCCTGTGTCTTAGGTATGTTGTATATAGTTCTTTTCATATTCATAGGGTatatttttgaattttaaaaagcatttatttgttgaaatcaaaatcaaaagaCAAGCAGTCAAGAATAGCTGTGTATAAATTGGTAAGAATGGCTGTTTCCACCAAGAATTCTTAATACTGGTGTGACTAGAATGGTGCCTATGCCAACTGAATtacaaagacaataaaaatgtagATGCTatgcatttccaaaataattctgcatCTGTTATAATAGCAGAAGTTTTTTTAATGCCACTTTAACACTAATGCACTGACAAATCCTAGATATTTTGTGAGGAGAGATGCATAAAGTACATGTTACGTGTTTTTAAGTTTGTATGATGGAGCTACTGTTCAGTATTCTTTTGTTGTTGCACTGTTGATGCAAAGTTTGTTTTGCATGTACAACTCCTTGCTGGaactacttttaaaagcaagatgGAGAGTCTCGGtgtgctctgctcttccctACAATTCAGAAGAAAGTGGCTTCTGCCTTATATTTTTACACTGTGTCAGAGTTctgatgctgtttcttctgACCCCGATAATGATCTCCGCAGTGTTCCTGTTGCCTTTGCAGTTTGGACGTTCAGCTGTCCAAACTCGGAGAGTGCAGTGTGCACAGTATTCACTCAGCTCTGTTGCTCTGTAAAATTAACTgttgtgtatatttttatatctctGTATATACTAGTAGAGGTGATGGTACACTTTCTTTCATGTCTGAGATTGAGGAAACCTGAGTtatgtgatttcttttcagatgcATGCCATGTATAAAACCctacttaaaataaatgtttgtgttttcactttattatatttatgtatttgaaattgTTGCAGTGACATGAAATGCATATTTGGTGTTGATAGAGCCATTTGTAGAGAGCAGCGGAACTATAAACTATAGATAGGCAAGATGCGAACTAAACAGGGATGTAAACTGGATTTCTACTTCATAGTCAGAATAGTGGTAGGGGCTGTACTGtgggtggctttttttaaaatcgAAATAGTTTTCAGTATTCAAGATTTTGAAAGAGGCAATCTTTAGTTCTCAACCTGAAAAACTAAGCAAGTAGAGAGGGATTTAATAGTCAATACCATTGCGGTCCTCTGTTTATGTCTGCTACTTATGAAGACTTTCAAGTGTCGTCTTGGCATCTTGGGAGGTTCTAAACCGTAACTCTAGCTCTAGCCCAAATCTGTCCAGCGGTCACCAAAATAATCATTTGGTACTAGAGCAGGCATTTAATCACGAGCTTTGTTGTGAGAACAAAGGCAGTACATGGTCTACAGAAACTTTTGGGAAATAATGGAAAACGTAGGCATGGCAGTAACTGCTAAAGCCGTGCTGTTTTcgaattacttttaaaaactgactttAAGTATTCAAGCTGAGCTTAAACTCTGCCTTGCTATTCAAGGGCAGTTGAGGACTGAAATGAGCAGATCTAGTATTGTTTTTCACCTTTGCTGATTAAGTATggttttctctggttttgctgaaaaacTTGTCGATTGATTAGCCAAACCCTTTACCTGGGGCAAGGTTGCAGGATCCCAGTGGTTAGTAGGGGACTACATGTAACATCTAGCATATAATGAACTGAGGTATACAGTTTCAGGTGTTTGctaaaaaacatcttttcccTTACCCTAATTAGGACTGATTAACAGAAGATGCAGAACTCAAGTCCAAAGGGATGTGTTACTTATCTGTATGACTTAAGTTTTAGTTGGTCTTTGGACGTTTTTGTCTAAACACAGGGTGGGGGTGGTATAAGGCTGCATTCATCACCTGTACTTCACGGAGTACTTCTCCTGGTGTAACAGAGGTGGACTTCTGTTGTCAGGTAGCCAGGGCAGTGTATATCTAAACACCTGATACTACCAAGGTTATAAAACACCAAACCACTGCCTTCTGTAACTTAACaggcaaaaatgtaaataaagagCAAAACTATAATGATTTTCACATGCTAATGCAGGCAAGACAAGCACTGTTGCGTGGAAAATACCCTTCCTTACTTTTAAGATACATAGCTGAAAGGGGTTTTACATGTCTGCACAACTTACTTGGAAGTGACCTCTTAAATACAGGtacttttctctctgtctccttGAAGGACCTTACATTGTATGgataagcaatttttttatttacctcCCATTTTTGTCTACAGTAAGGATTAAAGCTTTTGGTTTAGGCAAAAGTAATTCCTGGAAAAACTTAATCTTTCTATTCAAAGATGATTGAATGGGTTAAAGGGAATGAGTTGGAAAAAACAGCCATTAACCTTTCTTTACTGGGGAGGTTTAAGTTAGAGAAGATTGAAAggatttcagtgttttcttttatgactTTATTTAattggtttttcttctgtagctaGGTCTGAGAAGATGCACAGGCACAGATGACTAAAAGTGTATCTTTCTATTATTTGTACTCCATCTTTTGTGTGTTCTTTTCTATAGGATGCAAAAAGGTGTACATGACTACATGATATAAATAAACACACTTCTGAATTAGTAGTGCAAAAGTTCTTGAGTTATGTCACAAGAGAGCTGTAAGTTAGGAGGATATTTATTTATGACACCCTCATCCAGAGAGATTCAacctttttaaaacaggagTTGCTTCTGTAGCTTGACATTCTTGGTAGGCTTCCCTCTTAAATGCCAAACAgcttcaaagatttttaaaatgaggaagtTCAGTCAGTACTTGGTACATGAGTAGGATATATTGAAGTGAAAACCTCccttaaattttgaaaaatcaggaGACTCATTTGTACAATTTCAAGGTGGtctattttgaaattattacaCTGAAAATAGGGCTGTGTCACCAAAATATAGAAAGTGGCAGTTTTACTTGGACTAGGATTTACACTGCTACTGGTCTCAGATGTTACACGCAGCAAGAGATTTTAAGCTCCAAATGATTAAGCGTTCTAAAACCTGATTGAGCCTTCTCATTGACACATGTTTAGGTTCCAATATGCATTTCTACATGCCAGTTACAAAGATGCTCCGATTCAGTATTTAGTCATCCAGGAAAAAGTAGTTTCCACTCTTCTTTTGTTCCACATCCTTGGGAAGACAAAGAATGTCAGTATTAGTTGAAGTAGCCTTTGGCAGACTTGAACATAGCTGAAATACAAGACACTTACCTAAACTCCTTTCTACTTTACTTATTCCTCTTACTACTCGTTTCACATactgttttccagcacagcaaaacTACCAGGTTAGTTTTTGTTCTGTAGCTTACTGTAAAACCTGGCTTTATATTGAACAGTCATGGCTTCGTCACGGTAAAGGTGTTTCTCTCTTACCTTGATGGAATTGAGTTTGTTTATTCTTGGTCTGTAATTGTTGGGGTCTCTTCTAAAAGTGATTTCGAGTTGAGATAAAAACTTATTCATTCCAGCCAAAAGAGTCTGTGGACTGCGAAGAGAGAAGAACATTCCAGCTACGTTTTCAGAAATTCTATACGATGCAGATTACAGACAGCTCACTCAGGTGCAGTAACACAAATGCGAGCTGTTTGATGTACCAGGATGGGCTACACTTTCAGACAAATTACATCTCAGGCAAGAAGTCGTAACTACTACTCTCATCTTTCAGCACTATCTCAGCATGGTGCTACAAGTCTTCAGACTGCTACCTctacatgctttttattttttatctatgTGTGCTGGAACACTTGGTtctttacatttaaagaaaaagagcgCTGCACCATTAGCAGGGTAAAACAAAGATCACAACATACACTGATGCTGAGAAAATGTTAAGTGATTGTGACTTCAAATAAGTTTGTTCTTAGAAGACTACCATCAAAACCAGGCTAGCAGCATGTAACACATGGCTAGACAGCCTTGTTTACTTCATTTGGCTCACATCAAATACGTGGTAGTTACACTGGTCATAGATCATGTACCTTGTATGTTGCTGTGCAGACTTGCATGTGACAAGGTTTGCACGCAGGTTCAGTTAGTacactgctttcttttaatacatctgaaagttattttcataaGCATAGTTTACAATTAGtccttttttcattcctttcaatCGATACCACTTATTTGTTCTGTTCTGATAGTAACTTCATTGGTGTACAGCTGCATAAGGTTAGTTTAAGCCA
The Falco rusticolus isolate bFalRus1 chromosome 1, bFalRus1.pri, whole genome shotgun sequence genome window above contains:
- the LOC119152060 gene encoding OTU domain-containing protein 4-like isoform X1, whose product is MREETASGQQRWKSERIKKNSQDESFPKASAPLEQVKTDSPILAEQVRNVCLISKFSSQETSDKGELHHSHNLTDCLPSLTPTPSPVFSEMHLPPAVPSVPAIVPAWPSEPTAYGPAGIPAQIPASSLMPAPATGPDSIVSQAQVTSAPVAGVPVSLQAVNQPLMPLPQTLNPYQDPLYPGFPFTEKGERAVAPSYSLCNTGEDLPKDKNILRFFFNLGVKAYSCPMWAPHSYLYPLHQAYLAACRMYPNMSLPVYPHNAWFQEAPPTQNENETARTNRHFPVQSEARSSGQIPQVDRSPSLPLIIPTAHVSESQGQVCVEPENAVQALHANYEESLRGKNMFPQPPFGHNHFLGAVPIASPFFPHFWYGYPVQGFIENSVARPNVVISPEDKEATASTSASMYVAKECSPPVPVVNSVEQLQKTHSSSSSNTVPFPVAGGSGECSAPKETSARAPQLEQTCPSASPAKQKPAGQQNRSLQMQGTERQQTAAPNTPPLSAEPSKNELKNSIPGRKEKTDKGRDSKGAGNLQTESRAQRAREESSEDESEVSDMLRSGRSKQFYNQTYGGRRPRLEWGYSSRGGYQFQRTEEAWKGPPSRSRDDGYQYQRNFRGRPYRNDRRRATLGDNQRGHQA
- the LOC119152060 gene encoding OTU domain-containing protein 4-like isoform X2 yields the protein MREETASGQQRWKSERIKKNSQDESFPKASAPLEQVKTDSPILAEQNLTDCLPSLTPTPSPVFSEMHLPPAVPSVPAIVPAWPSEPTAYGPAGIPAQIPASSLMPAPATGPDSIVSQAQVTSAPVAGVPVSLQAVNQPLMPLPQTLNPYQDPLYPGFPFTEKGERAVAPSYSLCNTGEDLPKDKNILRFFFNLGVKAYSCPMWAPHSYLYPLHQAYLAACRMYPNMSLPVYPHNAWFQEAPPTQNENETARTNRHFPVQSEARSSGQIPQVDRSPSLPLIIPTAHVSESQGQVCVEPENAVQALHANYEESLRGKNMFPQPPFGHNHFLGAVPIASPFFPHFWYGYPVQGFIENSVARPNVVISPEDKEATASTSASMYVAKECSPPVPVVNSVEQLQKTHSSSSSNTVPFPVAGGSGECSAPKETSARAPQLEQTCPSASPAKQKPAGQQNRSLQMQGTERQQTAAPNTPPLSAEPSKNELKNSIPGRKEKTDKGRDSKGAGNLQTESRAQRAREESSEDESEVSDMLRSGRSKQFYNQTYGGRRPRLEWGYSSRGGYQFQRTEEAWKGPPSRSRDDGYQYQRNFRGRPYRNDRRRATLGDNQRGHQA